DNA sequence from the Rubinisphaera margarita genome:
GTCCTTCAGGCCATCTTCGATCTGATCGTGCATCGCCTGAGCGACATCCGGATTGGTAAAGGCGGCGAGCTGAGCCTCAGGGTCGGTCATCTTCGTCGTCTTCACCGCGGCCAGACGCTGAGCCAGAGCATCGGCGATCTCGTCGGTATGACGCGATGCGTAAATCGCCGAGGCATTCACGCAGCTGCGACCGCCATTGGAAAGGACGCTGTCGACCATCAGATCGAGATACGATTCCCAGTTGTCCACAACATCGTCGCCAAGCAGAATCTTGCTGAAGCCCGGCCCGTGGACCTGGACGTTCGGATTGCTCGAATACTTGTCGACTGTCGCCTGGCCGCCGAAGATCATCACCCGCTTGCAGAGTTCGGTCACCGAGTTTCCGACTTCATGCGGTCCCGGGTAGAGCGAGATGGCTTCTTTCGGAATCCCGGCTTCAGCGAATGCCGAGGCCATGCGATAGGGTGTCCACGGCTCCGACGAACCCGGCTTCAGCACCAGGCCAATCTGCATCGGAATACAGGGAAGCCAGAGCGTGTGCACGCCCGGGGAGTTCGACGGGAGCACGAGCCCGAGCACCGGCGAGGTCGGCTGGTAGCTGACCATCACGCCGCGATCCTCCATTCCGTAGCCCTTCTGGAGGATTTCGAGCGGCAGGCCGCGTGTCAGGGCGTCGAGGATCTCCTTCATGTTCTTCAGCACGAAGGCGATTTTGTGCATGTTGGCCGCACACATGTTTTCCGGCAGACCGGTGCTCGCCGACTGAATCTTGCAGAAGTCGGCTGGCGACTGGGTTCCGTTCCCGAGGGGCAGCGTGCCGTTCATGTACAGATCGCCGGCTTTGGCACACATCTCGACCAGATCGTAAATGTCGATCTCCCGCAACGCGTCGCGGGCCTTCTGGGCTTTCCGCATGTCCATTTTCACAAGGCCGCCATTGGCCTGATGGACGTCGGCCAGTTTCTCGCCGGTCTCGAAGTGAACAACTTCAGCTTTGTCGAGGCTCTCGTACGGCTGTCCCCAGCGGATCACGGGAATTTCAAGCATCAGTGTCTTTCCTGCTCGGGCGGGCGTCCCGGTCGAATCGGGAGCCTCCCTTTGTGTTCATGGAGTCGCGTTCGGGATTTTTATGATCTTAGCCTGCGCGACCGATTTGGCAATCATCGCCCCGGGCGGGTGGGTGGGAACGAGGCGGGGGATCGACTACGATCCGTTCATTGAACGGGAATTTCCCTCAGAAATCAACCTGCTGACAGGAACCAGCTTACGATCATGAAGACGATTGAATGGATCGGCGATGTGGACGGGCATCTCCGCCTGCTCGACCAGACCGCTCTCCCCGAAAAGACCGAGTTTCTCGACTGCCGGACACCCGAAGACGTTTTCGGAGCGATTCGTCGCCTCAGCGTGCGTGGAGCCCCCGCCATCGGCGTTTCCGCGGCTTACGGACTGCTTCTCGGCCTGAAAGATGTCGCCGACACCAGCCGGGAAGAATTCGATGCCGCCTTCGATAAAGTCTCCACTTATCTGGCCGAAAGTCGTCCGACGGCTGTGAACCTGTTCTGGGCCATCGCCCGGATGCGGGATGTCGTCGCCGAGTCGAACGACATGTCGTCCAGCGACCTCCGTCAGCGGCTGCTCGAGGAAGCTCGCGAGATCGAAGCCGAAGACCGCGAAATGTGCAACGCCATGGGGCGGTTCGGAGCCGAGCTGATTCCCGAAGGAGCCGGCGTGCTTACGCACTGCAACACCGGGATGCTGGCGACCGCAGGAACCGGAACCGCGTTCGCTGTGCTGCTGGCCGCTCATCAGGCCGGGAAGAATATTCACGTCTACGCCGACGAAACCCGCCCGCTCTTGCAGGGAGCCCGGCTGACCGCGTGGGAATTGCTGCAGTCGAACATTCCCGGAACGCTGATCACCGATTCGATGGCCGGCTGGGTGATGAAAGAAGGCAAGATTCAAGCCGTGATCACCGGTTCGGACCGCATTGCCGCCAACGGAGACGCCGCCAACAAGATCGGCACCTACTCAGTCGCTTTGCTGGCGAAAGCCCACAACATTCCGTTCTACATCGCTGCTCCATCGAGCACGTTCGACCTGTCGCTGCCGACGGGTGAATCGATCCCGATTGAAGAACGCGATCCGGCCGAGATCGGTCACGGCTTCGGCCGCCAGACCGCTCCGAAAGAAATCAACATGTACAATCCGGCCTTCGACGTGACCCCGGCTGAGTACATCACCGCTCTCATCACCGAAAAGGGCGTGATCCAACCGGTGACCACGGAGAACGTGGCGAAAGTGGTCGCTGGATAGACCCGACGACGGGTGGGATAGAACTCAATAATGACGGGTGCCATGCCCACGCTCGCGTGGGCATGCTTGTCTTGTGCGCTGAACCAGCAACCGCGCATTGTCTGAGGTCCACGCAATAAGCTCGCCGCGAGTTTTCGGACCCGACGTTTCCTATCCCTTGAACGTCCTTTCCCAGCCTCCTGTTGCGTTGCAACACAGAGATGAATCTCTGTGCCATCCCGGTTAGACGCTCGTGACGTGCCCCCTCCGGGGTGCCATACTTGCATCGCGAAGCAGGGCAAGCATGCCGATGGGCGTGGGGGGGGGGAATGATTCGATGTTAATGGGACTGTCTGCGGTCGTGGGACGCCGTCAGGAGGTTCCCTTCACCCATGATCGGCATAACATCGGTTCACGCGCATGCTTGCCCTGCCTCTTTGAGGCGATGCAAGCATGGCACCCTGGGACGCTACGACTTGGATTTGGCGGGTTTGCGTTTTGGTTTCGGCGGTTGCCAGGTGTCGCCGTTGTCGGGGGGCATCGAGTTGTTCCAGTCGACGACGGCTTTGGTCATCTCTTTCACGATCTTCGGATGCTGCTCGGCGACGTTCTTTGTTTCGCCGCGATCCGATGCGAGATCGTAGAGTTGCGGGTCGGAACCGTCGTATTCGCAGAGGAGTTTCCAGTCGCCGTCCCGCATTGACAGATCAGGGAGATCGGCCTGGCCATAATAGCCGTCGCGATCGGGCGGGCGGCGGAAGTAAAGCGGCTGCTGACGGGAGTTCTCTGACTTTCCAAGCAGTGTTCCGGCGAGGTTCTCGCCGTCGAACATCACGTCGTCCGGTTTTTCGACTCCACTGATCTCAAGCAGACTGGGCACGAGATCGATCGCCGAGAAGACCGAATCGGTATTCACGGAACCGCGAGCCTCTTTCGCCAGCAGTCCCGGTCCCCAGGCCACGAGTGGCGACCGGACGCCGCCTTCGTAAAGCATCGTCTTCATGCCGCGAAACGGTCCGGCCGAGCCGGCGTCCTGATCGGGTCCGTTGTCTGAACAGACGAGAATCAGGGTATTGTCTTTCAACTCCGGTTGAGACTTCACGTAATCGAAAAGCTCGCCAAGCTGTTCGTCCATCGTATCGAGCACGCCCAGGTAGAGTTCCCGGCGTGAACCATCACCGCGACGAGCTTCCGGCGGGTAGTACGGGCCGTGAACGTCGTCTGGCCAGACATTGATATAGAACGGCTTGTCGGCCTTCTCGTTCTTCTTCACGAAATCAAGAGCGGCCTGCGTAAACGACTGTGTGACCAGCGATCGATCTTCCCAGATAATCTCGCCGCGGCCCAGTTGGTCCGACCCGAGTGTATGCCGGCGGAGCGGAGAACCATCGTGAGCATCGCAGATGGCCAGAACGCGGGGGCCGAGCCCCTCGAAGTTGGTCAGCGATTTGTCGAAACCGTATTCGGTGATGAGCGGGGCTTCCCCAACGTCGCGTTGCCCGCCGAGATGCCACTTGCCGAAATGTCCGGTAGCGTAGCCGGCATCGTGCAGCATGTCCGAGAGCATCGGGGCTTCCGGATCGAGCCAGTTAGCGACGCCCCGATCTTCATTCAGCTTGCGATGCGCGAGATACGAGTTGATCCTCCACCGCTGTGGATACTGTCCGGTTGAGATCGCACAGCGGGACGGCGAACAGATGGGCGAGTTCACGTAGAACTGTTCGAACCGAATCCCCTCGGCGGCGAGGGCATCGATGTTCTCGGTTTCGATGTCGGTGTTGCCGAAGCAGGAGAAATCGCCCCAGCCCATGTCGTCGATGAACACCAGAATCATGTTCGGCGGAGCCGCCTGCGTTGTTGAATGCAGACAGAGACCGAACAGCAGCGTGAGCAGCGAGAGCGAGTATCGCATGAAGAGTTCCTGCTTGAGTGATTGAAGCGGGATGATGGGGATCACCCGATCAGGCTAGGAAATCTTCCGCGGAAACTCAACTCGGAGCCTCGCCGGCGCGGCAGGCGACTACTTGCGGGCAAACACCTGCGGCAGCGTGAGCCGCGACTGCAGAATCGCCGGCGGGAGATCGAAGTCGATCGCACACCGGGGAATATTGAAGCGATCTGTCGCGGTCATCGGATCGTACTGGCCATAAAAGCTGAACGCGAATGTGTAGCCGGCTTCACGAACCAACTGCTTCGTTTCTTCGGTAAACATGTCCGGCTGACCGACGGGATAGCTGAAGGCCTTTGGTGACTTGCCGAGTTCTTCCGTGAGTCGCCGCATGCTGCCAAAGATCTCTTCACGCTGGACGCTGGTCTCCTGACGGGCGAGTACCGGGTGGGAGACGGTGTGACCTCCGATGTCGAAGCCTTCGGCGTCTAGTTCACGGACCATGTCCCAGTCCATCCAGAGGTTCCGGGCCTGCTCGGGACCGCAACGCCCCGTGCCGGCCTCTCTGGCGAGGTCGTTCATGAAGTCTTCCGTCGCCGGCCCCTGAAGCTGCCAGTAAGTCTGCACGGCACGGCCGACAGCCGCTCGGGGATCGTTGCTGTCGATCTGGAGCCCGCACTCGAACCAGCGACCGGCTGCCAGCGACGACACTTTTGCGTTGCGGATAATCCAGGCGATCTCGTCCCACCAGGCGACATGCGGACGGTCGATGAAGCCGGTAGCGATAAAGAAGGTCGCCGGCACCCCGGCCTGCTTCAGCACCGGGAAAGCGAGGTCGTAATTGTCGCGGTAGCCATCGTCGAACGTGATTAGAATATGTTTTCCGGGTCGCCCGGCAACGATGGTTTCGAGATCATCGATCCCGACTACATCGGCGTGACGCTGATACTGCTGCACCTGACGTTCGAGCCGTTCCGCGGTCGCGCTGTAGAGATTGCCATCGAACGGACACGATTCGCGTGCCCCGATTCGATGATAGTTGACGACCAGCAGCCCCGACCACGAAGGCAGTCCGCCGAGGGCGAAGTTCACTCCCGAGGCCTGCATCATACCTGCCAGCAACTTCTTCTTGCCGAATGGAACCAGCTTACGCACGAGCTTCATGGGAAGTTTCCAGATGTCGTTTCGAGAGTACGAGGCGCGGGAGTGGACCAGGAGGGCGACTACTTGTCCCGGACATCCTTCAGTCGCAGCATGGTCAACCACTTCTGACCGCCGGAGACCCGCTCGCGTTCTGATTCGCGGACTTTTTCGCTGACGATTCCGGCGTCCTCCAGTTCGATCAAATCGATGCCGTGCTTCTTGGCATGCTTCTCGACCTGCATCCGAACCTGATTGAGTCGGGTTGCTTCCCGGGAAAGCCGGGCCCGTTCGAGGGACAGCGTGATTTCATTAACCCGGGATTGTTCTTCGAGGTGCTCCTCGAGCGACTCCAGCTGTTTGCGGAGTTCTTCGGGGTACTCGTTGAGACTTTCCCAGTCGACGGCTCCCAGCAATCCCGCGTTCCTCCGGACATCCCGATACAGCAGGAGGCACGTTTCGATGTAAACGTCCCGTTCCTGAATCGCGGTGACGAGCTGAGAGCGATCGGCTTGTTCGAGATCGACTTCCGCGGGAGGGACCGGCAGGCCATCGGGGACGGCGTCGCTGACTTCAGAATGGTGAGACCGCGGCGTGCCGAATGATTCCTCGGAAATTTCCTCATCGGGAATCTGTCCGGAGGAGTCGAGCAGAACATCAGCAAGCGTGTCAAACAGTTCGTCTTCCGAGGGGCGATCCGGATTCTCTTCGACGTACCGGGTCTCTGGCTGGTTGTAGATTGTGGGCGGCGTATTGGTGAACCGGACGACGAGGTCGCGAAGTTCCTCGATCTGCATCTCGATTCGGCCGAGCGAGCCGGGCATCTGCGCAGTATCCCACTGCTCGACCAGATAACCGACATCCTGAGCGACCTGCTCACTGTATTCGTCGTTGGTCGAAGCGCGGTGAGGCGCGAGTAATCCGCCGGAACGCTGCATGCGGTCAAGCTGCTCAGCAGCCTGTTCCAGCTGCTCGGTCAGCGCAGCGACGAGTTCTTCCTTCTCGCTGAGTTGTTGCTCGAGTTCGGTCGACGACATAGAAATCCATGTTTTCTATTGCAGAGCCTGTGGGGAAAAGTCCGTCCCCGGCCAATCCGTTTCAACTGTAGCTCGTATGGGCCGCGACGTTTCGCTGTCGGCAGAACTCGCCGGTCAATTGCGGCCCGATTATGAATCTGGCAGCGATTATCCCGAATCGACCGGTTATTCCGCCTCAGAACACGCTGAATCGCGCTTCGACCGGCGGACCGGGAAGGCGAACTGCAATTGACACCGCAGGGACGGAACGTGTAATCAGCCCCTGCACCTGCCTTCAGGATCTGATCAGCCAGGGAACGGCGGCTTTGATGCGTAAATTTTCAATTCGACGTCCGTATCTACTGCGGAAAGCCTGCTCAGTCCTGCTGATCGCCGGATTGCTCGCATTCTGCTGCGCGGAAACAAGGGCTCAGGGCTGGCCGGTCGAATTCACGCACGAGCACTTCGTCGTGCATTCCCAGGTCCCCGGGGAAAAGATTCTCCCAGCCGTACGCGATCTTTCGGCACTGCAGAAACGAATTGGCGATGCTCTGCAGATCACGGTCTACGACGAGCGGATCGACATCATCATCTTTTCGTCTCATTCCCAGTACCGGGCCTACATTCGCCCGAGGGTCCCGGAAGCGGCATCCCGCCCGGCTCTGTTCGTGAAAGGACCGGATCGACTCTATGTCTACGTCGTTTACTCCGATCGCTGGGAAAGGGACCTGCGACACGAGATGACACATGCCACGCTGCATGCGTCCCTCCCCTATCTGCCGATCTGGGTCGACGAGGGGCTGGCCAAATACTTTGAAGTCCCCGACCGTGACGAAGGACTCAATCGCGATCTGCTCGGCAATCTGAAGTGGAGACTCCGCTTTCGGCAGGACGTGAGAACGCGGGAACTGGAACAGATCCAGTCTCTCACCGACATGAAGCCCGAGCATTACCGCGACAGCTGGGCCTGGATCTATTTTCTGCTGCATTACAGTGAGGAGAGCCGGACGCTGCTCCAGGCCTACCTGCAGGAAATTCAGGAAGAAGAAGTGGTCGGCTCACTGATCGACCGCATTTTCGCTGGCTCGGCGGATGCTCACGCCGATATCGATCGCTTCTATCGCTGAACGCTTTCAGCCCCTCGGCCAGACTCTGCCCGGCTACCGAGCGGAAAATTGGTGACAGCAGCCGATGAATCGGAGCCCCGATGAAATTCGCGCGCACTTTTCGGCCGGAACTTACTGCAAATCTTACAAAAGCCGCGCATTGCCTCAATCCCACTCAGATCAAGGTCCGATTAGACCGACTGTTAAGAAAGGATGGACTGTTTCCATCTGATCGGATCTACCCGTCAGGAGGATCCAGTTCGTGTCCGTTCTCATTGGAAAACGACGGACGTGAAGGCAGTTCTGAAGCTGGATGCTTCAGAGTCTTTTCTTTGACCTCCACGAATTAAGGATGATGCACGATGAAGGTAACGATTTTGAAGGGCGCTCTGGCGAGTCTGGCCTGTCTGGGGATGGCGATTCCATCCACCGTGATGGCAGATGCCAAAATGAACCAGGTCGCGAGCAAGGTTCAGATTGCCGATGTGGCGCTGAACAACGGCGTGATGAGCGGAAAAGTGGTTGACACTCAGGGTCAGAACGTCAACGGCGGCGTGGTGAAGGTCAGCCTCGGCAGCAAAGTGGTTGCTTCGGCTGTCACGGATGCCAACGGCGAATTTGCCATCAACGACTTGAAGAGTGGTCTGTATCAGGTGTCCTCTGGCGAATCTCAGTCTGTTGTTCGCCTCTGGGATGGCCAGGTCGCTCCTCCAGCCGCCAAGAGCAATGTCCTGATCGTTCAGGGAAACACTGTCCGTGCCCAATGCGACAGCCCGACCGACTATGTCATTCTGGGAACCGCAATCACCGGTGTTGCCCTCGGTGGTGCTGCTCTGGCTCAAGGCGACGGCGATACGATCATCGTCAGTCCCTAAAACGACCCGTCACCATAACAGTTTCTGACCAACCCACCCGCGGATACGAATGTTTAAACTCGGTATTTATCCCGGGTGCGGTTGGAAGAATCTGATAATTTTCGAAAATGCAAGCAAAAACTTGGAGCAGGTTCCAAATTCCTTCCGAAAGTAATGACTGAGCGGTGGGGACCGTTCGCGATGTCGAATAGTGACGTCTAAGGACAGGTGGTGCTCAGTAGTACTCACTTCTCGTAAGAGGAATGCAGGGCACGCGACTCGGCGAATGTGGAAGACGAGTAACGTTATCTGTCTGGCACGAACTTCAGCGAAAGGATTTGGGGGATGAAACGGTTCAATCTTATTACGAAATCAATGGTCGGACTCGCCTGCCTCGGCATGGCGATGCCACAGGCACCTGCATTTGCAGGTCCTGCAACTCAGCAGATGGCTGCAAAAGTCCAGATTGCTGACGTGGCTCTGAACAACGGAATGCTGAGCGGCAAGGTTGTTGACGCTCAGGGACAGGTCATTTCGGGCGCTGTCGTTAAAGCTTCGCTGAACAACCAGACCGTCTCGACGGCTGTCAGCAACGCCAACGGCGAATTCCAGCTGAGCAGCCTCAACACCGGTATGTACCAGGTTTCGTCCGGCGAATCTCAGGCTGCCGTCCGCGTCTGGGAAGGTGCTGCTGCTCCTCCGGCTGCCAAGTCCGGCCTCCTGCTCGTCAACGGTCAGACCGCTCTGGGTCAGGACTGCTGCGATGATGGATGCACCGGTTACGGTGGACGCACCGGTCTGGGTATTGCTGCGATCGTCGCTGTCGGTGCTGCTACCGCCATCGCCATCACGGCTGCTCAGGACGACGACGACGACGCTGTCATCGTCAGCCCATAGTTGAGACACACTTCCTCGCGGTGGAAAAGACCACGAAGCTTTCGCGGAAGACTTAACAGACTTTCCTACGCTTCTCGCTGAATGAATCCACTTCGCACGGAAAACTGACTCGCACGCATCGAATCGGCCTCAGCTTTTGCTGAGGTCGATTTGCGTTTTTAAGCCCCTCCCGATGGCGTTCTCCGTCTCGAAGCCAATCCCACCTGCAACCTGTATACTTCGCACTGCACCTATTCTCTCTATCCCTGCATTCGCGGTCGATCGTGGCCTTGGTGAGAAATTGCAGTTTGCTTTCGATTTCCTCACCTGTACAATCACGCTATTCCCTCAGGCCACTTCGTGCGACCACTCGGAAACTCTGACACGGTGAGTCGAGGGATTAGAGAAGATTTACGGCCGAGATCAGTTATGTCGGCCCTGCCTGCTTCGACTTCTGTCATCTCCCCTACCAGTTCCGTCGATATTGATGATTAATAGTGTCATTACAACTGCAGCGTGAAGTCCTCAGGTGCACTCTTGAACGACTTCATTTCCCCCGAAGT
Encoded proteins:
- the mtnA gene encoding S-methyl-5-thioribose-1-phosphate isomerase, which encodes MKTIEWIGDVDGHLRLLDQTALPEKTEFLDCRTPEDVFGAIRRLSVRGAPAIGVSAAYGLLLGLKDVADTSREEFDAAFDKVSTYLAESRPTAVNLFWAIARMRDVVAESNDMSSSDLRQRLLEEAREIEAEDREMCNAMGRFGAELIPEGAGVLTHCNTGMLATAGTGTAFAVLLAAHQAGKNIHVYADETRPLLQGARLTAWELLQSNIPGTLITDSMAGWVMKEGKIQAVITGSDRIAANGDAANKIGTYSVALLAKAHNIPFYIAAPSSTFDLSLPTGESIPIEERDPAEIGHGFGRQTAPKEINMYNPAFDVTPAEYITALITEKGVIQPVTTENVAKVVAG
- a CDS encoding polysaccharide deacetylase family protein, whose protein sequence is MKLVRKLVPFGKKKLLAGMMQASGVNFALGGLPSWSGLLVVNYHRIGARESCPFDGNLYSATAERLERQVQQYQRHADVVGIDDLETIVAGRPGKHILITFDDGYRDNYDLAFPVLKQAGVPATFFIATGFIDRPHVAWWDEIAWIIRNAKVSSLAAGRWFECGLQIDSNDPRAAVGRAVQTYWQLQGPATEDFMNDLAREAGTGRCGPEQARNLWMDWDMVRELDAEGFDIGGHTVSHPVLARQETSVQREEIFGSMRRLTEELGKSPKAFSYPVGQPDMFTEETKQLVREAGYTFAFSFYGQYDPMTATDRFNIPRCAIDFDLPPAILQSRLTLPQVFARK
- a CDS encoding aldehyde dehydrogenase family protein, which encodes MLEIPVIRWGQPYESLDKAEVVHFETGEKLADVHQANGGLVKMDMRKAQKARDALREIDIYDLVEMCAKAGDLYMNGTLPLGNGTQSPADFCKIQSASTGLPENMCAANMHKIAFVLKNMKEILDALTRGLPLEILQKGYGMEDRGVMVSYQPTSPVLGLVLPSNSPGVHTLWLPCIPMQIGLVLKPGSSEPWTPYRMASAFAEAGIPKEAISLYPGPHEVGNSVTELCKRVMIFGGQATVDKYSSNPNVQVHGPGFSKILLGDDVVDNWESYLDLMVDSVLSNGGRSCVNASAIYASRHTDEIADALAQRLAAVKTTKMTDPEAQLAAFTNPDVAQAMHDQIEDGLKDSSVTEVTAKYRDGERLEKHERYAFLRPTVVHTKNPSATLANTEYMFPFVSVVECPQDKMIKTIGTTLVCTALTENKSWSAELVDAMNIDRLNIGHVRTNQLNWLQPHEGNIVDFLFRSRAFQTQPPQPV
- a CDS encoding sulfatase-like hydrolase/transferase, with amino-acid sequence MRYSLSLLTLLFGLCLHSTTQAAPPNMILVFIDDMGWGDFSCFGNTDIETENIDALAAEGIRFEQFYVNSPICSPSRCAISTGQYPQRWRINSYLAHRKLNEDRGVANWLDPEAPMLSDMLHDAGYATGHFGKWHLGGQRDVGEAPLITEYGFDKSLTNFEGLGPRVLAICDAHDGSPLRRHTLGSDQLGRGEIIWEDRSLVTQSFTQAALDFVKKNEKADKPFYINVWPDDVHGPYYPPEARRGDGSRRELYLGVLDTMDEQLGELFDYVKSQPELKDNTLILVCSDNGPDQDAGSAGPFRGMKTMLYEGGVRSPLVAWGPGLLAKEARGSVNTDSVFSAIDLVPSLLEISGVEKPDDVMFDGENLAGTLLGKSENSRQQPLYFRRPPDRDGYYGQADLPDLSMRDGDWKLLCEYDGSDPQLYDLASDRGETKNVAEQHPKIVKEMTKAVVDWNNSMPPDNGDTWQPPKPKRKPAKSKS
- a CDS encoding carboxypeptidase-like regulatory domain-containing protein, with translation MKRFNLITKSMVGLACLGMAMPQAPAFAGPATQQMAAKVQIADVALNNGMLSGKVVDAQGQVISGAVVKASLNNQTVSTAVSNANGEFQLSSLNTGMYQVSSGESQAAVRVWEGAAAPPAAKSGLLLVNGQTALGQDCCDDGCTGYGGRTGLGIAAIVAVGAATAIAITAAQDDDDDAVIVSP
- a CDS encoding DUF1570 domain-containing protein; protein product: MRKFSIRRPYLLRKACSVLLIAGLLAFCCAETRAQGWPVEFTHEHFVVHSQVPGEKILPAVRDLSALQKRIGDALQITVYDERIDIIIFSSHSQYRAYIRPRVPEAASRPALFVKGPDRLYVYVVYSDRWERDLRHEMTHATLHASLPYLPIWVDEGLAKYFEVPDRDEGLNRDLLGNLKWRLRFRQDVRTRELEQIQSLTDMKPEHYRDSWAWIYFLLHYSEESRTLLQAYLQEIQEEEVVGSLIDRIFAGSADAHADIDRFYR
- a CDS encoding carboxypeptidase-like regulatory domain-containing protein; this translates as MKVTILKGALASLACLGMAIPSTVMADAKMNQVASKVQIADVALNNGVMSGKVVDTQGQNVNGGVVKVSLGSKVVASAVTDANGEFAINDLKSGLYQVSSGESQSVVRLWDGQVAPPAAKSNVLIVQGNTVRAQCDSPTDYVILGTAITGVALGGAALAQGDGDTIIVSP